In Oscillatoria acuminata PCC 6304, a single window of DNA contains:
- a CDS encoding DNA methyltransferase, which translates to MPEPVQLNLFDPIPSSRDSECGSAIAQRTGTFTDNMKLPIHRWFRYSAGFSADWVERAIGELSPQTLLDPFAGSGTVSVVADKLGINSYGVEAHPFVYRLAQGKLAWNTPIPDFLAAIEEIQQVAAQLNPKFSPIPALLSKCYTEAALGDLFKIKQAYLQLAPHLSEPLQSLIFLTISAILRGSSFVGTAQWQYVLPNKRKAKIHHPFDALMHQTALMQEDMSLMQSLGQSPRSILLQEDARTLQNIPDGSIDLVITSPPYANNYDYADATRLEMTFWGEVQSWSDLHEAVRKFLIRSNSQHVSKERLTLDTLIPDAVLNPIRDELFPICQALEQIRTTKSGNKAYHTMIAAYFIDMAKVFQALYRVTRPQSKICLIIGDSAPYGVYVPVEKLLGELAIAAGFNGWYFEEIRKRNVKWKNRKHRVPLHEGKLWIHRSQ; encoded by the coding sequence ATGCCAGAACCTGTACAGCTTAATTTGTTTGACCCCATTCCCTCCTCTAGGGACTCCGAATGCGGGAGTGCGATCGCCCAAAGAACCGGGACATTTACCGATAATATGAAACTGCCCATCCATCGGTGGTTTCGTTACTCGGCTGGATTTTCAGCGGATTGGGTTGAACGGGCGATCGGCGAACTGAGCCCTCAAACCCTCTTAGATCCATTTGCTGGATCTGGGACTGTTTCTGTGGTTGCAGATAAATTAGGCATCAATTCTTATGGTGTGGAAGCGCATCCGTTTGTGTATCGACTCGCCCAAGGTAAACTTGCTTGGAATACCCCCATCCCGGATTTTTTAGCCGCAATTGAGGAGATTCAACAGGTTGCTGCACAGCTTAATCCTAAGTTTTCACCCATTCCGGCACTTCTGAGTAAGTGTTATACTGAGGCAGCCCTAGGGGATTTATTCAAAATCAAACAAGCCTATCTCCAACTTGCCCCCCACCTTTCTGAACCGCTTCAATCTTTAATTTTTTTGACAATTTCTGCCATTTTACGAGGGTCTAGTTTTGTAGGAACAGCCCAGTGGCAATATGTTCTTCCTAATAAACGAAAGGCTAAAATTCATCACCCCTTTGATGCCCTAATGCATCAAACCGCTTTGATGCAAGAAGACATGAGCTTGATGCAATCTCTAGGGCAGTCACCTCGTTCTATTTTATTACAAGAAGATGCCAGAACCTTACAAAACATCCCCGATGGTTCCATCGATTTAGTCATTACGTCTCCCCCCTATGCCAATAACTATGATTACGCCGATGCCACTCGTCTAGAAATGACCTTTTGGGGGGAAGTGCAATCTTGGTCCGATTTACATGAGGCGGTTCGTAAGTTTCTAATTCGCTCTAACTCCCAGCACGTTTCCAAAGAGCGTCTTACCTTAGATACCCTGATCCCAGATGCGGTTCTAAACCCGATTCGGGATGAATTATTCCCCATTTGTCAAGCGTTAGAGCAAATTCGGACAACGAAGAGTGGAAACAAGGCATATCATACGATGATAGCCGCTTATTTTATCGATATGGCGAAAGTATTTCAAGCCCTTTATCGAGTAACTAGACCCCAAAGTAAAATCTGCTTAATCATTGGGGATTCAGCCCCTTATGGGGTTTACGTCCCCGTAGAAAAATTGTTGGGAGAATTAGCCATTGCTGCTGGATTTAACGGTTGGTATTTTGAAGAAATTAGAAAACGCAATGTGAAGTGGAAAAACAGAAAACATCGTGTTCCACTCCATGAAGGAAAACTTTGGATACATAGGAGTCAATAA